Below is a genomic region from Candidatus Thermoplasmatota archaeon.
TTCGCGCCCGCGTCCGCGACCAGGATGTCGAGGCGGCCGAAGGCCGCATGGGCCGCCTCGACGGCGGCCTCGAGGTCCTTCGGCTCCCGGACATCGCCCGCGACGGCGACCGCTCGGCCGCCCGCCGCCTCGATGGCCTTCGCGGTCTCCTCCACCTCGCGCAGCGTGCGCGAGAAGACCACGACGCCCGCGCCCGCCTGGGAAAAGGCCTCCGCGACCGCGCGGCCGATCCCGCGGCCGCCGCCCGTCACGAGCGCCGCCTTTCCCTGGAGGATGCGTTCCATGGGCCGCCCGAAGGGAGAACCCCATCATGAGCCTGCCGCCGACGCGTCTCCGGGGGGCGGGGGCGAGGTGCGTTGTCCGCAACCTTAAGCGGGGACGGCGCCTAGCGCGAAGCATGCTCGACCAGGCCTTCCGCGACGATCTCGAGCGCGGCTTCCAGGACGTGTTCCACGCGGTCCGCGACGATGCGGTGCGCGACGCGCGGCGCCTGCTCGATCTCGCGGGCGGCGACCGTCGCCGCGCGGTCCTCCTGTCGCGCGCGTGGGCCGCCTCGCGGTTGTGGTGGCCCTACGTCCGCGCGACGGGCCTTTTCGGCCGGCGCACGCGCCCCGCCCAGGAAGCGGTCGTGCACGTCGTCCTCGTCGTGGACCATCTGCACGGCCACGAGCCGTCCGAGGAGGAGGCGCGCGCCCAGGTCACGCGCGTGCTCGATTCCGCGTTCGACGTCGGCGACCTCAAGGACAACCTGCGCCGCGACACGGTCGAAGGCGCGAAGTTCGCGTGGGCCGCGCCTCTCCTCGCGCCGCTCCTCGACCCGCGCCGGGCCTGGCGCCTGGTCACGCGCACGCCCTTCTGGTTCAAGCTCGCGGTCGCGGGGCTCATCGCCGCCATCGCCGCGAGCATCCCTGTCGCGACGGGGGTGAGCATCGCCGTCGGCGCCGACCGCGAAGCGGTGCGGGCGCTGCGGGCGCGCGTCATCGACATCCAGCCCGTGAAGCGCGGCGAGCCCAGCCGGTAAGCCTCAAGGCCGGGGCCCGCCATCGCCGTCCATGCGCGTCCTGCGCGTCGACCATCTGGGCATCGCCGTCGCCGACATCGCGAAGGCGAAGCGCGTGTACGAGGACATCCTCGGGCTGAAGCTCACGCACGAGGAGGTCGTCGCCGACCAGGGCGTGAAGACGTACTTCTATCCGATCGCGGGCCTCAAGCTCGAGCTCCTCGAATCCATCGATCCCGAAGGCGCCATCGCGCGCTTCATCGAGAAGCGGGGCCAGGGCCTCCAGCACGTCGCGGTCGAGGTGGAGGACATCGAGGAGGCGCTTGCGGAGCTCGCGGCGAAAGGCGTCCCGCTCATCGACAAGGTGCCCCGGAAGGGTGTCGAGAACTCGCGCATCGCGTTCGTCCATCCGAAGGCGACCGAGGGCGTCCTCCTGGAGCTTGTCGAGCTGCCCCACCCCGTGACCGATTGAGTTTCTACTCCGCCAAGTGAAACTTTATGGCGCGGGACCGGCTTCCCGCGGCCATGCAGACGGATGCGCGCGGCGCGGCCTCCACCCCGCCGGACGAGCGGCAGTTCCTCCTCGGCTTCGGCCTCACGAAGTACGAGACGGACGCGTACCTCGCGCTCCTCGGCCAGGGCATCGCCGATGCGAAGTCGCTCTCGCGCCTCTCCGGCGTGCCGACGTCGAAGATCTACGAGACCATGGCGCGCCTCGAAGGCCTCGGGCTCATCGAGGTCCAGGCAACACGCCCGCGCAAATTCATGGCCCGCGAGCTGGGCGAGGCGCTCGAAGGCCTCAAGGAGCTGAAGCGGCGCGAGTTCGAAGGGCTCGTCAAGTCGCTTCCCGCGCTCGAAGGTCGTCTCCGAGCGCGCGCCCGCACGCCGCAGCGCGACTCCGCGTTCTGGTCCGTCGCGGTCTCGTGGCGCGATTTCGCGGCGAAGCATCTCGCGCGCGCCGCCGAAGCGAAGCGCGAATACGTGGTCTACATCGATCTCTCGGGCCACTTCGGCTCCCTCCTCGCGGTCATGCGCGGGCTCGGAGAGGCCCCGCGCGAGTTCGAGGGGGCCGTGGAGCAGCTCACCGGCATGATCACGGCGATCCGCCGGAACCTCACGTCGAAGAGCATTCCGTTCCGCATCCTCGTGGGCGCGGGCCCCGGCGACGAGGAGGCCGCCCGCGCCTGGATCGCGTCGCTTGCGCGCCCCGAGATGTTCGGCCGCTTCCGCCTCGCCGAGCCGGGCCGCCCGCAGTTCCACATCATCGACCGCGAAAGCGTGATCCTCATCCTCGCGAACCCAGCCCGGCCCGCCGAAGGTCTCGGGTCGGTGTACGTGCAGGACCCGACGCTCGCGCGCGAGATCTCGAAATCCTTCGACGAGCTGTGGGAGCGCGCGCGTCCCATCGTCGCTGAGGCTGCGAAGGCGCGGCGCGGGAAGTGAGCGCGTGCGCTGGCGCGTCGAGCGCGTCGCCCAGTGCGCAAGCACGAACGACGTCGTGCGCGAGCGCGCGGCGTCGGGCGAGCCGGAAGGCCTCGTGCTCGTCGCGGCGCGCCAGACCGCGGGCCGTGGCCGCGCGGGCCGCGCGTGGACGTCGCCCGCGGGCGGTCTGTGGGTCTCGATCCTCGCGCGCCCCCGGCGCGCGAGCGAATCGTGGCCCCTCCTCTCCCTCCTCGCCGCGAACGCCGTCGCGGAGGCGTGCCGGCAGGAGGCGGACCTCGAAGCGCGCGTCAAGTGGCCGAACGACGTGCTCGCGCCCGACGGCCGGAAGCTTGCGGGCATCCTCGCGGAGTCGCGACCGCCCGATTTCGCGATCCTCGGCCTGGGCGTGAACGTCGCCGTCGATCCGGGCGCGTTTCCGGCCGAGGCTCGAGCCGCGTCGCTTGCCGACCTCGCCGCGAAGCCGGTCGCAGTCGACGCGTTCCTCGACGCGCTTCTCGACGCGCTCGCGCCGCGACTCGAGGCCTTCGAACGCGGCGACGATGCGGCCCTCCTCGCGGAGGCCCGCGCGAGATCGGCGACCCTCGGGCGCCGCATCCGGACGCAGGACGGGCGCTCCGGCTACGCGGTGGACATCGATGACGCGGGGCACCTCCTGTTGAGGGACGATGCCGGCCGCTCCATCACGCTCGTCGCGGACGACGTGCACCTGGAACGGGAATGAGAAGGAGCGGCGCGGGCGTCGGGCCCGCGCCGGGAGGTGCGCCGCCGGTACGGCGTGGCGGCTCGAGGGTCCGGGTCGTGAGGGCGACCCGGTCGCTTCGTTCGCGACCCTCGGTCGAAGGCT
It encodes:
- the mce gene encoding methylmalonyl-CoA epimerase, with the translated sequence MRVLRVDHLGIAVADIAKAKRVYEDILGLKLTHEEVVADQGVKTYFYPIAGLKLELLESIDPEGAIARFIEKRGQGLQHVAVEVEDIEEALAELAAKGVPLIDKVPRKGVENSRIAFVHPKATEGVLLELVELPHPVTD
- a CDS encoding helix-turn-helix domain-containing protein — protein: MQTDARGAASTPPDERQFLLGFGLTKYETDAYLALLGQGIADAKSLSRLSGVPTSKIYETMARLEGLGLIEVQATRPRKFMARELGEALEGLKELKRREFEGLVKSLPALEGRLRARARTPQRDSAFWSVAVSWRDFAAKHLARAAEAKREYVVYIDLSGHFGSLLAVMRGLGEAPREFEGAVEQLTGMITAIRRNLTSKSIPFRILVGAGPGDEEAARAWIASLARPEMFGRFRLAEPGRPQFHIIDRESVILILANPARPAEGLGSVYVQDPTLAREISKSFDELWERARPIVAEAAKARRGK
- a CDS encoding biotin--[acetyl-CoA-carboxylase] ligase; translated protein: MRWRVERVAQCASTNDVVRERAASGEPEGLVLVAARQTAGRGRAGRAWTSPAGGLWVSILARPRRASESWPLLSLLAANAVAEACRQEADLEARVKWPNDVLAPDGRKLAGILAESRPPDFAILGLGVNVAVDPGAFPAEARAASLADLAAKPVAVDAFLDALLDALAPRLEAFERGDDAALLAEARARSATLGRRIRTQDGRSGYAVDIDDAGHLLLRDDAGRSITLVADDVHLERE